A genomic stretch from Anaerolinea thermophila UNI-1 includes:
- the gltX gene encoding glutamate--tRNA ligase yields the protein MTDYSKPVRVRFAPSPTGRMHLGSGRTALYNYLLARKTGGQFILRIEDTDQKRYVPTAEQELIDGMHWLGLQWDEGPDVGGPYGPYRQSERKEIYLHYARQLVESGHAYYCFCTPERLEKVRQEQQARKEQPHYDGTCRHIDPDEAARRVARGERHVIRFKTPREGVTVVRDLLRGEITVENRLIDDYVIVKSDGLALYHLAAMVDDHLMKITHVFRGAEWLPTFPLHALIIRAFGWQEPEFIHLSVFLKPSGKGKMSKREAADLMKDGYSIFVTDFKDLGYLPEAVVNWIALMGWSYDDHTEFFTMPDLIEKFSLEGLNPSPAAINFTKLDHFNGLHIRHLSLPDLAQRVKPFLVSAGYAVDDEKLLHIAPLIQPRLTTLDDVVSMAGFFFKDEVEPDPAALVPKGLTPAEAVQVARRSLAVLEGLPEVSPEVAEPPMRALVEELGLSAGQVFGILRVAVTGQTVSPPLFESMEIIGRETCLKRVRRAIELLEAMV from the coding sequence ATGACCGATTACAGTAAACCTGTGCGTGTGCGGTTTGCTCCATCTCCTACGGGGCGAATGCATCTGGGGAGTGGGCGAACAGCGCTCTACAACTACTTGCTGGCGCGAAAAACCGGGGGACAATTCATCCTCAGAATTGAAGATACAGACCAGAAACGATATGTGCCTACTGCCGAGCAGGAATTGATTGACGGCATGCACTGGCTGGGACTGCAGTGGGACGAAGGTCCCGATGTAGGGGGACCCTATGGCCCTTACCGCCAGAGCGAGCGCAAAGAAATTTACCTGCATTACGCTCGTCAACTGGTGGAGAGCGGGCACGCGTATTACTGTTTTTGCACCCCGGAGCGCCTCGAAAAGGTGCGTCAGGAACAGCAAGCCCGCAAAGAACAACCCCACTATGATGGCACCTGCCGTCATATTGACCCCGATGAAGCCGCACGGCGGGTTGCCCGCGGCGAGCGTCATGTGATTCGTTTCAAGACGCCCCGCGAAGGGGTGACGGTGGTGAGAGACCTTCTCCGCGGTGAGATTACCGTGGAAAATCGTTTGATTGATGATTATGTGATTGTCAAGTCTGATGGACTGGCGCTGTATCATCTTGCCGCAATGGTGGACGACCATCTAATGAAGATCACCCATGTCTTCCGTGGTGCGGAATGGTTGCCAACCTTCCCCCTGCATGCGCTCATCATCCGCGCGTTTGGCTGGCAGGAACCGGAGTTTATTCACCTGTCCGTGTTCCTCAAACCCAGTGGCAAGGGTAAGATGAGCAAGCGCGAAGCCGCTGACTTGATGAAGGACGGTTATTCCATTTTTGTGACCGATTTTAAAGACCTGGGGTACCTGCCCGAAGCCGTGGTGAACTGGATTGCCCTGATGGGTTGGAGCTACGACGATCATACAGAATTTTTCACTATGCCCGACCTGATTGAAAAATTCTCTCTGGAAGGTCTGAATCCCTCTCCGGCGGCAATTAATTTCACCAAACTGGATCACTTCAATGGTTTGCATATCCGCCACCTCTCTCTGCCTGACCTGGCTCAGCGGGTGAAACCCTTCCTGGTCTCGGCGGGGTATGCGGTGGATGATGAAAAATTGCTCCACATTGCGCCGCTCATTCAACCGCGCCTGACTACGCTGGATGATGTTGTGTCAATGGCGGGCTTTTTCTTCAAGGATGAAGTCGAACCCGACCCTGCCGCGCTGGTTCCCAAAGGATTGACCCCTGCCGAAGCGGTGCAGGTTGCCCGGCGCAGTCTGGCAGTGCTGGAGGGCTTACCCGAGGTCTCGCCGGAAGTCGCTGAGCCGCCCATGCGGGCGCTGGTCGAGGAATTAGGGCTTTCTGCCGGGCAGGTCTTTGGCATTTTGCGGGTCGCAGTGACCGGGCAAACCGTCAGTCCCCCGCTGTTTGAAAGCATGGAGATTATCGGGCGGGAAACCTGTCTCAAGCGGGTGCGCCGCGCCATTGAATTGCTGGAGGCAATGGTATAA
- a CDS encoding GIY-YIG nuclease family protein, whose product MIPANPFPEEPGTYFLAYHLRASGEYRIGRFASAFLPEGIYFYTGSAWTRGGLCARLSYHLRLPEHPHWHLDWLKPHLNLLGAGWQVEVRAECQWAQALIAHPQASVPIPGFGASDCRQHCPAHWVFFGTMGGHHAWRKIVEETLAQLLDAPSGFWSGDIAGSMDESPGAGSSGAG is encoded by the coding sequence ATGATTCCAGCAAACCCTTTTCCAGAAGAACCAGGCACATATTTTCTGGCATATCACCTGAGAGCATCAGGGGAGTACCGCATTGGACGCTTTGCTTCTGCATTTTTGCCTGAAGGGATTTATTTCTATACTGGCAGTGCCTGGACAAGAGGGGGCTTGTGTGCGCGTTTGTCCTATCATTTGCGTCTTCCCGAACATCCTCACTGGCATCTGGACTGGTTAAAACCCCATCTGAACCTGTTGGGGGCAGGCTGGCAGGTGGAAGTGCGCGCCGAATGTCAATGGGCGCAAGCACTCATTGCTCACCCGCAGGCAAGTGTGCCTATACCGGGCTTTGGTGCCAGTGATTGCAGGCAACATTGTCCCGCGCATTGGGTGTTTTTTGGTACAATGGGAGGGCATCACGCTTGGAGGAAGATCGTTGAAGAAACTCTTGCGCAACTACTGGATGCTCCTTCTGGTTTCTGGAGCGGTGATATTGCTGGATCAATGGACGAAAGCCCTGGTGCGGGCTCATCTGGCGCCGGGTGA
- the lspA gene encoding signal peptidase II, which yields MLDQWTKALVRAHLAPGEMWAPWDWLMPYARFVNWYNTGVAFGLFQGKGDWFIFLAILVAVFIVLYYPRVPDQDWSLRLAMSLQLGGALGNMIDRLKQGFVTDFISVGTFPVFNIADSSITIGVIILLLGVYLQERRERRRAQESQEIPPQNSAVE from the coding sequence TTGCTGGATCAATGGACGAAAGCCCTGGTGCGGGCTCATCTGGCGCCGGGTGAGATGTGGGCACCCTGGGACTGGCTCATGCCCTATGCCCGCTTCGTTAACTGGTATAACACGGGGGTGGCTTTTGGATTGTTCCAGGGCAAAGGGGATTGGTTCATCTTTTTAGCCATACTGGTTGCTGTATTCATCGTGTTGTACTATCCCCGGGTGCCCGATCAGGACTGGAGTCTGCGCCTTGCCATGAGCCTGCAGTTGGGCGGGGCACTGGGTAACATGATTGACCGCTTGAAGCAGGGATTTGTCACGGATTTTATCTCGGTCGGTACTTTTCCGGTCTTTAACATTGCCGATTCCAGCATTACCATTGGAGTGATCATCCTTTTACTGGGGGTGTATCTGCAGGAACGCCGCGAACGTCGCAGGGCTCAGGAATCCCAGGAAATTCCACCCCAAAATTCGGCTGTTGAGTAA
- a CDS encoding RluA family pseudouridine synthase, whose amino-acid sequence MQDQVFVFTCEPHQEGRLDKFLVAHFPELSRSQIQGLIRDGFVRVSGKTVQKTGFLVEAGKEVEIRIPPPQPTSLEPEPIPLEVIFENQDLLLVNKPAGMVVHPSAGHDRGTLVHAALAHIPELEGIHGEERPGVVHRLDKDTSGLILLAKNDRAHRWLQDQFRLRKVQKTYLALVDGRPPTPTGRIEAPIGRDPKNRQRMAVVPPEKGREAVSEYFTREVFPSHTLLEVHPLTGRTHQIRVHLAFIGCPVAGDLIYGHKHATVSLNRHFLHAYRLTIQLPGESSPRTFEAPLPSELEQVLQVLRGRTTT is encoded by the coding sequence ATGCAAGATCAGGTCTTTGTTTTCACTTGCGAACCTCATCAGGAAGGGCGCCTGGACAAGTTTCTGGTAGCGCACTTTCCCGAACTCAGCCGTTCCCAAATTCAGGGACTGATTCGAGACGGTTTTGTACGGGTCTCTGGAAAAACTGTTCAGAAAACAGGCTTTCTGGTGGAGGCGGGCAAGGAAGTGGAGATTCGCATTCCGCCCCCGCAGCCTACGTCTCTTGAACCTGAGCCTATCCCACTGGAAGTCATCTTCGAAAATCAGGATTTATTGCTGGTGAACAAGCCAGCCGGGATGGTGGTGCATCCTTCGGCAGGGCACGATCGCGGCACGTTGGTACATGCAGCGCTGGCGCATATTCCCGAACTGGAAGGCATCCATGGGGAGGAACGCCCGGGGGTCGTGCATCGTCTGGATAAGGACACCTCTGGCTTAATTTTGCTGGCAAAAAATGACCGTGCTCATCGCTGGTTACAGGATCAGTTCCGCTTGCGAAAGGTGCAGAAAACGTATCTGGCGCTGGTGGATGGTCGCCCCCCTACGCCAACAGGTCGTATTGAAGCGCCCATTGGCCGTGACCCCAAAAATCGACAGCGTATGGCGGTGGTGCCACCTGAAAAAGGACGCGAGGCGGTGAGCGAGTATTTCACCCGCGAAGTTTTTCCTTCTCATACGCTTTTGGAAGTGCATCCGCTGACCGGGCGTACGCATCAGATTCGCGTCCATCTGGCATTCATTGGCTGTCCGGTAGCAGGCGATCTCATCTATGGGCACAAGCATGCCACCGTATCATTAAACCGCCATTTTCTGCACGCTTATCGTCTGACCATTCAATTGCCCGGAGAGTCGTCTCCGCGCACTTTTGAAGCCCCTCTACCATCAGAATTGGAACAGGTTTTACAAGTCTTGCGTGGAAGGACAACCACATGA
- the ltaE gene encoding low-specificity L-threonine aldolase, whose amino-acid sequence MINHFIDLRSDTVTHPTPEMRQAMAQAEVGDDVMGEDPTVNRLEELAAEKMGKEAGLFVPSGTMGNLTAILTHCGRGDEMIVGHLSHTYLFEAGGSAALGGVHPFVLQNQPDGTLRLEDLRHAVREDDPHYPTTRLIILENTHNRCGGVVLTPEYMRAVGTFAREKGLKLHVDGARIFNAAVALGVLAVDLVRDADSVTFCLSKGLCAPVGSVLCGSREFIARARRIRKQLGGGMRQAGILAAAGIVALEKMVERLAEDHRRARRLAEGLSSVKGLVVENPQPATNMVYVRLGDMVQQDAPQVAEELEKLGIKSHWVDSRRFRLVTHYWVNDEDISRTIHAFAQVLR is encoded by the coding sequence ATGATTAACCATTTCATTGACTTACGTTCCGACACAGTCACACATCCCACTCCCGAAATGCGCCAGGCGATGGCACAGGCGGAAGTGGGTGACGATGTCATGGGAGAAGACCCCACGGTTAATCGCCTCGAGGAACTTGCCGCCGAAAAGATGGGCAAGGAAGCCGGATTGTTCGTTCCTTCGGGAACGATGGGCAATTTGACAGCCATTCTGACCCATTGTGGGCGTGGCGATGAGATGATTGTTGGGCATCTTTCCCATACCTACCTGTTTGAGGCGGGTGGCTCTGCCGCGCTGGGTGGGGTACATCCTTTTGTTCTGCAAAATCAGCCCGATGGTACCCTGCGATTGGAAGATTTGAGGCACGCTGTGCGCGAAGACGACCCGCATTATCCTACCACCAGGTTAATCATTCTGGAAAATACCCATAATCGTTGTGGGGGGGTGGTGTTGACTCCGGAGTACATGCGGGCGGTAGGCACTTTTGCCCGCGAAAAAGGTTTGAAACTTCACGTGGACGGCGCGCGCATTTTTAATGCTGCAGTGGCTTTAGGGGTGCTTGCAGTGGATTTGGTGCGTGATGCCGACTCGGTGACTTTTTGTTTGAGCAAAGGCTTGTGTGCGCCTGTAGGTTCAGTATTGTGTGGTTCACGGGAGTTTATTGCCAGAGCGCGGCGCATCCGCAAGCAGTTAGGCGGGGGCATGCGACAGGCAGGTATTCTTGCCGCTGCGGGGATTGTGGCACTGGAAAAAATGGTTGAACGACTGGCAGAAGATCATCGTCGCGCCCGTAGGCTTGCCGAGGGGTTGAGTAGCGTCAAAGGGTTGGTTGTAGAAAATCCTCAACCGGCTACCAACATGGTGTACGTGCGGCTTGGAGACATGGTCCAGCAGGATGCCCCGCAGGTGGCAGAAGAACTTGAAAAACTTGGCATCAAATCGCACTGGGTGGATTCAAGGCGTTTCCGTCTGGTCACGCACTATTGGGTCAATGACGAGGACATTTCCCGCACCATTCATGCCTTTGCTCAGGTGTTGAGGTGA
- a CDS encoding GGDEF domain-containing protein → MKYFLNRLLRFPDIEKNQRLLLPILLSSAGIGVLLCIYGLTEAPSDTQRWMNVVSGLVLFGYFLVQNFLLKAEWHHNPVTSVVVFLLSITFVVWFNLIEPYTIRWIHLAVTTLFFINITIIMGRWWAYGVLAMVVFLLSPLFPFQIWTPVYVAWDRPLSLMLSGIIINETFHWMIKRIEKQVERLEIINQMTRSLAFSIEPSQVNSLMSSAIQSALNADTYYIGFLENHALRLVLLYDDGEFFEDQHVELENTFSGWVVVNQRSLLVRDIDREAKGLGITLRSIGRPEHSRSWMGAPLQTHEKLYGMVAVASYKVNAFNESDLELLESFAQQAAISLENAYHHQEVETRSMQDSLTTALNHGAFLQKLSEEAQKALRGAYPLSLIMLDIDHFKEYNDRYGHLAGDQVLIELTRHIQRYLKSTDWVGRWGGEEFAVILPNATIPQAWGVARRIQKSLTRMTLKDREGNPIPAPTVSQGIACFPQEADEIYALIDLADQRLYRAKSRGRDQIEAPLATSEIIEDELA, encoded by the coding sequence ATGAAATATTTTCTAAACCGCCTGCTCCGCTTTCCAGATATTGAAAAGAATCAACGGCTGTTACTGCCTATTCTCTTAAGCAGTGCCGGGATTGGGGTTTTGCTGTGCATTTATGGATTGACAGAAGCCCCATCCGATACCCAGCGCTGGATGAACGTGGTGAGCGGACTGGTTTTGTTCGGTTATTTTCTTGTTCAAAACTTTTTGCTGAAAGCCGAATGGCACCACAATCCCGTTACAAGTGTGGTAGTTTTCCTCTTGAGTATCACCTTTGTCGTCTGGTTCAACCTGATTGAACCCTATACGATCCGCTGGATTCATCTGGCAGTCACCACGCTTTTCTTTATCAATATCACCATCATCATGGGACGATGGTGGGCTTATGGCGTGCTGGCAATGGTGGTCTTCCTGCTATCCCCGCTGTTCCCCTTCCAGATTTGGACACCGGTTTATGTTGCATGGGATCGACCATTGAGTCTCATGCTGTCCGGCATAATCATCAACGAAACCTTCCACTGGATGATAAAGCGGATTGAAAAGCAAGTGGAGCGGTTGGAAATCATCAATCAGATGACCCGCAGTTTAGCATTCTCCATTGAACCCTCTCAGGTTAATTCACTCATGAGCAGCGCCATTCAATCGGCACTGAATGCCGATACCTACTACATCGGCTTTCTGGAAAACCACGCTCTGCGCCTGGTACTGCTTTATGACGATGGTGAATTTTTCGAAGACCAGCATGTAGAACTGGAAAATACCTTTTCAGGTTGGGTGGTTGTTAATCAGCGCTCTTTGCTGGTGAGGGATATTGACAGAGAAGCCAAAGGATTGGGCATCACCTTGAGAAGCATTGGCAGACCGGAACATAGCCGGTCGTGGATGGGCGCCCCCTTACAAACCCACGAAAAACTGTATGGCATGGTGGCTGTGGCTTCTTACAAAGTCAATGCCTTCAATGAGAGCGACCTGGAGTTGCTGGAATCCTTTGCCCAACAGGCAGCCATCTCGCTGGAAAACGCCTATCATCATCAGGAAGTAGAAACGCGCTCCATGCAGGACAGCCTGACCACCGCATTGAATCACGGAGCGTTCCTGCAAAAACTGAGCGAGGAAGCCCAAAAAGCCTTACGAGGGGCATATCCACTCAGTTTAATCATGCTGGATATCGACCACTTCAAGGAATATAACGACCGTTATGGTCACCTGGCAGGTGATCAGGTACTGATTGAACTCACCCGCCACATTCAACGCTATTTGAAAAGCACCGATTGGGTGGGGCGCTGGGGTGGAGAGGAATTTGCCGTGATTCTGCCCAACGCTACCATTCCCCAGGCATGGGGGGTTGCCAGACGTATCCAGAAATCTCTGACACGCATGACCTTAAAAGACCGTGAGGGCAACCCTATTCCTGCACCCACTGTCAGCCAGGGAATCGCTTGTTTTCCACAAGAGGCGGATGAGATTTATGCCCTCATTGACCTGGCCGATCAACGCCTGTATCGGGCAAAAAGCCGCGGGCGTGATCAGATTGAAGCCCCCTTAGCCACATCTGAAATCATTGAAGATGAATTAGCATAG
- a CDS encoding HD domain-containing phosphohydrolase: protein MKPSTSSPVPFVEENLSETVRTGVEGTYPEREAHEEIRQLKARIQSLEQQLLLQRLQNEQLLRLNQFNQQLETLEDIPVEAQLAANFLHQTLHPSLCMVLGFSPASQRLQLLAVAGADAGLIPPGFQHSITRGLIGRAIRARKTLLKHHEIEEPPFKLIPQLYPSQLVCPLLDNGNLEGVLFLASREPEHFSPQDIPFVEALGMRLTSAWSYQRYRNTLADLVQSAALLTSTLNLDQLMEKIAEIARQSTYAHAGVIAVRYEESWRWAYSGSVGGVALSQSLQEIVNHVYQTGIAIRVRDIRRDPRTSHLDLRDPTLRSMLVSPILRENQPVGVILTLGKRQGVNFNEQDEFLLDLIGTHAAVAIDRSFLDEELRSSLMVTQMLHELSMRIAESDDLSAAAQVIALTAYRMFQASACGMVLYGLEGVQEISLQYPSDDTEISHPMEIIQQAMQSRQICTQRVNEWVTLMAFPLQTHRRCYGALWLELMENSSRNNHYPVDEVRLLINQASIALERSILLAETRRQAHELAQAFDQLERSYDQTLLALMNSLDARDHETERHVLRVRQIALSIAQEMGVPHAEQKALERGALLHDIGKIGISDTILHKPDTLNEHEWRLMREHPLIGARIIREIPFLSNAIPVIEYHHERWDGSGYPKGLKGEEIPLLARIFSVADVLDALLSDRPYRKRINLEEALHYIQSQSGKQFDPAVVNALMRCLQKNTLRLLDT, encoded by the coding sequence ATGAAGCCTTCCACATCCAGCCCTGTTCCTTTCGTAGAAGAGAATTTATCAGAGACCGTGCGCACGGGCGTGGAAGGCACATACCCTGAGCGCGAAGCCCATGAAGAGATTCGTCAACTTAAAGCCAGAATCCAGAGTCTGGAACAACAATTGCTTCTGCAACGCCTGCAAAATGAGCAATTACTCAGACTCAACCAGTTTAACCAGCAACTGGAAACGCTGGAGGATATCCCCGTTGAGGCACAGTTAGCGGCGAATTTTTTGCATCAGACTCTGCATCCCTCATTATGTATGGTACTGGGGTTTTCCCCCGCATCTCAACGATTGCAATTGCTTGCTGTCGCAGGAGCGGATGCCGGGCTGATTCCTCCCGGGTTTCAACACAGCATCACCCGTGGATTGATTGGACGTGCCATCCGCGCCCGCAAAACCCTTTTGAAACATCATGAAATCGAAGAGCCGCCCTTCAAACTCATTCCACAACTTTATCCTTCCCAACTGGTGTGCCCTCTGCTGGATAATGGCAACCTGGAGGGGGTTTTATTTTTAGCCTCTCGCGAACCGGAACATTTCTCTCCACAGGACATTCCGTTTGTGGAAGCCCTGGGAATGAGACTGACCAGCGCGTGGTCGTATCAACGCTACCGGAATACTCTGGCAGACCTGGTACAATCAGCGGCACTTCTTACCTCCACACTGAATCTGGACCAACTGATGGAAAAAATTGCTGAAATTGCCCGCCAGAGCACCTATGCGCATGCAGGAGTGATTGCCGTGCGCTACGAAGAGTCCTGGCGCTGGGCATATTCCGGATCAGTTGGAGGCGTGGCATTGAGCCAATCCCTCCAGGAAATTGTCAATCATGTCTATCAGACAGGGATAGCCATACGCGTCAGAGATATCCGCCGTGACCCCCGTACCAGTCATCTGGACCTGCGAGACCCAACTTTACGTTCCATGCTGGTTTCTCCCATTCTGCGGGAAAACCAGCCCGTGGGAGTCATCCTTACGCTGGGGAAGAGACAGGGGGTAAATTTTAACGAGCAGGATGAATTTCTACTGGACTTAATCGGCACACACGCTGCTGTAGCGATTGATCGAAGTTTCCTGGATGAGGAATTGCGTTCTTCATTGATGGTGACGCAGATGCTGCATGAATTGAGCATGCGCATTGCCGAATCGGACGACCTGAGCGCGGCAGCACAGGTGATAGCCCTGACCGCCTACCGCATGTTCCAGGCAAGCGCCTGTGGGATGGTATTGTATGGATTGGAAGGTGTGCAAGAGATCAGCCTGCAATACCCATCGGATGACACCGAAATCTCGCACCCCATGGAAATCATCCAGCAAGCCATGCAATCCCGCCAGATTTGCACCCAACGGGTAAACGAATGGGTTACCCTGATGGCATTTCCCCTGCAGACCCATCGGCGCTGTTACGGCGCCCTCTGGTTGGAGTTAATGGAAAATTCCAGCAGGAACAACCACTATCCGGTAGACGAAGTGCGGTTGCTCATCAATCAAGCCAGTATTGCGCTGGAACGCTCCATTTTGCTGGCAGAAACACGCCGCCAGGCACATGAACTGGCACAAGCCTTTGATCAACTGGAACGTTCATATGACCAAACCCTGTTAGCCTTGATGAACTCTCTAGATGCGCGTGATCACGAAACCGAGCGCCATGTCCTGCGTGTGCGTCAGATTGCTTTGAGCATTGCTCAGGAAATGGGCGTTCCGCACGCCGAGCAAAAAGCTCTTGAACGGGGCGCACTTTTACATGATATAGGTAAAATTGGTATCAGCGATACCATCTTGCATAAGCCTGACACTTTGAATGAACATGAATGGCGTCTCATGCGGGAACATCCCCTGATTGGAGCACGCATCATCCGCGAGATTCCGTTCCTGAGCAATGCCATTCCTGTGATTGAATATCACCACGAACGTTGGGATGGCAGTGGTTATCCTAAAGGGTTGAAAGGGGAAGAAATTCCCTTGCTGGCGCGCATCTTCTCAGTTGCCGACGTGCTGGATGCCTTGCTTTCAGACCGCCCTTATCGGAAACGTATTAACTTGGAAGAAGCACTTCATTACATCCAATCCCAATCGGGAAAGCAATTCGACCCAGCCGTAGTCAATGCTCTGATGCGCTGTTTGCAAAAAAATACTTTGCGCCTTTTAGATACATGA
- a CDS encoding purine-nucleoside phosphorylase, whose protein sequence is MPEFFSLQEIDEAAQSIRQRLKAQPSVGLVLGSGLGGLADQVQNAVYIEYATIPHWPVSTVPGHAGRLVIGELAGKIVLVQQGRAHFYEGYSMAEVTLPVRVMRRLGIETVILTNAAGAIHPEFEPGDVMLITDHLSLIGMTGFNPLRGPNLEELGPRFPDMSQVYDRELMQLTREEAQKAGIALREGVYVGLSGPSFETPADLRFLRLIGADAVGMSTVPEAIVAKHSGMRVLAFSGISNKANLDGNTITTHEEVLEAGKQIVPKLETLITRVLQRLSSR, encoded by the coding sequence ATGCCGGAATTTTTCTCACTTCAGGAGATTGATGAAGCCGCACAATCTATTCGCCAGCGATTGAAAGCCCAACCCTCTGTAGGTTTGGTGTTGGGTTCAGGTTTGGGTGGACTGGCGGATCAGGTTCAGAACGCTGTTTATATCGAATATGCTACCATTCCCCACTGGCCCGTATCCACGGTTCCAGGGCATGCTGGCCGGTTGGTGATTGGTGAACTGGCAGGAAAAATTGTGCTTGTCCAGCAGGGACGTGCCCATTTTTACGAAGGGTATTCGATGGCAGAAGTTACTCTTCCCGTGCGGGTGATGAGACGCCTGGGCATTGAAACTGTTATCTTAACCAATGCGGCAGGTGCCATTCATCCTGAGTTTGAGCCGGGGGATGTCATGCTGATTACCGATCATCTTTCCTTGATTGGAATGACCGGTTTCAACCCTCTGCGCGGTCCCAATCTGGAAGAACTTGGTCCCCGCTTCCCGGATATGAGTCAGGTGTATGACCGTGAATTGATGCAACTTACCCGGGAAGAAGCCCAAAAAGCCGGGATTGCTTTGCGCGAAGGGGTGTATGTTGGGCTGTCCGGTCCTTCCTTCGAGACACCGGCAGATTTGCGTTTTCTGCGCCTCATTGGGGCGGATGCTGTGGGCATGTCCACAGTGCCGGAAGCCATTGTAGCAAAGCATTCCGGAATGCGTGTCTTGGCGTTCTCCGGGATCAGTAACAAAGCCAATCTGGATGGCAATACCATCACCACTCATGAAGAGGTGCTGGAGGCAGGGAAACAAATTGTCCCCAAACTGGAGACGTTGATCACGCGGGTATTACAACGACTTTCATCCCGGTGA
- a CDS encoding GNAT family N-acetyltransferase has translation MPQVAIRPAISSDLSALSQILLSYYTVRVWQMDRSMEEEQIQVRFREVRLPREVLVEYPRTIEDIFQEGWLEKGIFLTASLANVPVGFARLALEVTSGNLWVKDLGVRHDVRRQGVGTALLIAVQDYALERKYRRILLEMQSKNYPAIQLAKKLGYEFSGYSDAYYANQDIALFFAQSLH, from the coding sequence ATGCCTCAGGTAGCCATTCGTCCTGCAATTTCATCTGATCTCTCTGCGCTCAGCCAGATACTTCTTTCGTATTACACCGTGCGAGTCTGGCAAATGGATCGGAGTATGGAGGAAGAGCAAATACAGGTTCGGTTTCGCGAAGTGCGTTTGCCTCGAGAAGTGCTGGTGGAATATCCCCGAACCATCGAAGATATTTTCCAGGAAGGCTGGCTGGAAAAAGGCATTTTCCTCACTGCCAGCCTTGCAAATGTGCCGGTAGGGTTTGCTCGTTTGGCTCTGGAAGTCACCTCGGGTAATTTATGGGTCAAGGATCTGGGGGTTCGCCATGATGTGCGACGACAAGGGGTTGGTACTGCTCTGCTGATTGCCGTTCAGGATTACGCCTTGGAGCGAAAGTATCGCCGGATTTTGCTGGAAATGCAATCCAAGAATTACCCCGCCATTCAACTGGCAAAAAAACTCGGCTATGAGTTTTCGGGTTACAGCGACGCTTACTATGCTAATCAGGATATCGCGCTGTTCTTCGCACAGTCCTTGCATTGA